From the genome of Candidatus Ancaeobacter aquaticus, one region includes:
- a CDS encoding cold-shock protein produces MNKGVVKWFNDKKGFGFIKPEEGEDIFVHHTAITGSGFKTLSEGQEVEFEIVDGEKGKQARNVNKV; encoded by the coding sequence ATGAACAAAGGCGTGGTAAAGTGGTTTAACGACAAAAAAGGTTTTGGATTTATTAAACCAGAAGAAGGTGAAGATATTTTCGTTCACCATACCGCAATTACAGGTTCTGGATTCAAAACTCTCAGTGAAGGGCAAGAAGTGGAATTTGAAATCGTTGACGGAGAAAAAGGAAAACAAGCACGTAACGTAAACAAAGTTTAA